The Desulfosoma caldarium nucleotide sequence GACAAGTCGGTAAACGCCTTGGAAAAGGCCATGCATTCCGACAAGAAAATCCTACTCGCCGCTCAAAAAAATGCCAAGACGGACAACCCCGGGCCTGGTGACATCTATCGCATCGGAACGGTAGCCACGATCTTACAGTTGTTGCGCTTGCCTGACGGCACGGTCAAAGTGTTGGTGGAAGGCGAACATCGGTGTCGCATCGTCGAATACTTATCCCAGCCCGACGCCTTTTACGTGAAGGCGGAATCCTTGGATGAAACTTTTGAGGCGGATCCCACGGAAGTGGAGGCTCTGCGGCGTGGTGTGCGCACGTCCTTTGCGGCGTATGCCAAGCACAACAAGAAGATCACGCAGGAAATTTTGGACGCGATCAACGACACAGACGATCCGTCTCGACTGGCCGACACGGTGGCGGCTTACATGCCTTTTAAAATTGAGACCAAGCAAAAGCTTCTCGAGATCGCGGATCCCGTGCGGCGATTGGAAAAGCTTTTTGGTTACATTCGAGCGGAAATCGAGATCATCAAGACGGAGGAACGCATCAAGGGCCGGGTCAAGAAACAGATGGAAAAGACCCAGCGCGAATACTATCTCAACGAGCAGATGCGGGCCATCCAAAAGGAAATGGGCGAAAAGGACGACTTTAAGTCCGAACTGGAAGAACTGGAAAAGCGCATTAAGAAAAAACGGCTCAGCAAGGAAGCAGCCTCCAAGGTGCGGCACGAGTTCAAGAAACTCAAACTCATGTCTCCCATGAGTGCGGAAGCCACGGTGGTGCGCAATTACATCGACTGGATTCTGTCCTTGCCCTGGTGTGAAAAAACGAAGGACAAGCTGGACATCGACCAGGCCGCCGCCGTGTTGGACGAAGACCACTACGGCTTGGAAAAGCCCAAGCAGCGCATCCTGGAGTATTTGGCCGTACAATCTTTAGTGAAGAAGATCAGGGGCCCCATTCTCTGTTTTGTGGGACCTCCCGGCGTCGGCAAAACATCCCTGGCTCGTTCCATCGCTCGCGCCATGAACCGGAATTTCGTGCGGTTGTCGTTGGGAGGCGTGCGCGACGAGGCGGAAATTCGAGGACATCGGCGGACGTACATCGGAGCCATGCCGGGCAAGATCATACAAAGCCTGCGCAAGGTCAAAAGCAACAACCCGGTGTTTTGCCTTGATGAAATCGACAAGATGACCATGGACTTTCGCGGCGATCCCGCGGCGGCGTTGTTGGAAGTGCTGGATCCGGAACAGAATTACGCCTTCAACGATCATTATCTGGATTTGGATTTTGACCTGTCCTCGGTGTTTTTTATCACCACTGCCAATACGCTGCATTCCATTCCCCTGCCCTTGCAGGATCGCATGGAAATCATTCGATTGCCGGGTTACACGGAAATCGAAAAACTCCAGATTGCCAAGGGTTTTTTGGTGCCAAAGCAGTGCGAGGCCAACGGCATCACGCAGGAGAACGTGGTTTTTTCCGATGACATAATTTTGCGCATCATTCGCCACTACACCAAGGAGGCCGGCGTGCGCAATCTGGAGCGGGAAATCGCCTCCATTTGTCGCAAGGTGGCCAAAGAAGTGGTGCAAAGCGGCCCGCAAACCCGCGTTGTACTCACAGAAGAGATTCTTCAGGAATACTTGGGGGTGCCCAAGTTCCGATATGGTCGAGCGGAAGAACGCGATGAGGTGGGTTTGGCTATCGGGTTGGCCTGGACCGAATTTGGGGGAGATCTTCTGGGCATCGAGACGGTGATCATGCCGGGCAAGGGCAAAATCATCATCACGGGAAAACTTGGCGATGTGATGCAGGAATCCGCTCAAGCCGCCTTCAGTTACGTGCGCTCTCGGGCGGAATGTTTGGGCATTCCGAAGGATTTCTATGAAAAAACAGACCTGCACGTCCACGTGCCGGAAGGGGCCATTCCCAAGGACGGCCCTTCGGCCGGAATCACCATGGCCACGTCCATGGTTTCTGCCTTGACCAAGATTCCGGTGCGCAGTGACGTGGCCATGACGGGCGAGATCACTCTTCGCGGCCGCGTTTTGCCCATCGGAGGCCTTAAGGAAAAGATTCTTGCGGCCCACCGAGGCCTCATCAAGACGGTGCTCATCCCAGAAGAAAACGCCAAAGATCTTCGGGACATTCCGGCCAAGATTCTTGAAGAGGTGAACGTGGAACTGGTCGGCCACATGGATGACGTGCTCCGAAAGGCGCTGGTCCTGGACGATCCGGAACGGCTTTTCACGAACGCGCCGCCCCCGGCGGAACCCGTGTTCTTTGGTGCCGATCCGGTGCCGTGCCCCGATGACATTCACGCCCACTGAAGCCTCCCAAAAAGGGCTTGACATGGCCGGGGGTCATCAGCTACTAAGGGGCCTCACGCAAGGGCGAGGCCGACAGGATCCCGACGGAATTTTGGGGGCGGATAGCTCAGGTGGGAGAGCATCGGCCTTACAAGCCGGGGGTCGCAGGTTCGAGCCCTGTTCCGCCCACCATATCACAAGGGGACGTAGTTAAGACGGTTATAACGCCGGCCTGTCACGCCGGAGGCCGCCGGTTCAAGTCCGGTCGTCCCCGCCAGAAATCGAAAAAGGCTTTACCGATGGGTAAAGCCTTTTTTGTTCCAACCATCCCGCCCCGACTCCAACCGAAAGAACAAGATGACCATGAAGGAACCTTGCCCTCCCAACAAACTGGACATTCGTTCGACGGGGTGGCTTTGACCAGGTGGAGATGAGTTCCGGAGCGGCGCTGCTCGCCCTGGATCAACTGGACCAAAAACTCTGGACCGCTCTCAGCTGTCTCACCCATGGGCTCTAACTCGACGAGGACACACTCCGCCTTATCGATCCTGACGCAGACGGGCGCATTCGCGTTCCTCAGCTGATCGACGCCGTCAAGCAGTCAGAAAAGTTTTTAAAAGATCCGGACGATCTTCTGAAAGGCTCCTCCCACCTCTCCCTTGACGCCATAGACGACAGCTGCGAGGAAGGGGCGCAGATTCTCAAGTCGGCTGGCGGATTTTAATTAACCTGGGAAAACCCGACGCCACGCTCATCACTGCTGAAGATACGGCCAACCGATCTCAGATTTTTCCGTACACGCCCTTTAACGGAGACGGGACTATCTGTCCCGGATCCGCTGAAGATGAAGTGGCGGCTCAAGCCGTTCGGGACGTGATGGAGTGCACGGGAAGCGATATGGATCGAAGCGCCGGCCCGGTATCGGTGAAGACACGTGAACGCCTTCTTTGCGGGAGCGTAAGCCTACCTAAATCGGTGGACAGGGTCCCAGGTAGCCTTGGCCCCCCCATGTCTTCCTTGGGCAATACTATCGAAGACATGGCGGCCTTTTTTGGAGCCGTTCGACCCAAGATCGAGGACTATTTCGTGCAGTGCCATCTGGCCTGTTATTATGACGATTGGGCCTTGGAGCACCTTAATCCCTCGGTAACTGGGAACCAGACCTTGACGACAAAAACTCTGTCTGTGATCCTGGAGGATGTGGCGACCTTGCCTCTGGCCCGCAGTGCCTCGGACACCTCCCTTCCCCTCACGGACGGGGTCAATCTCGCCTGGGCGAGCTCGCTGGACCAATTTCGGTTGACTACTGTGGGGCCTTCGCTTGGAGAGCAAACCCACTTGTCCTATGAGGACTGGGAGAATCTTTGTGCCCGATTTGACGCTTTGGACGCGTGGCTTACGGTTAAGAAGGAGGGCGGTTGTGGATAACATAAAAGCCCACAGTGCCATGGCAAGCCTTGGCCGAACCTTTGTGGCCTACTGTCCTTGCAAGCACCGGGGCGACCGCGATGTCATGAACATCGAGGCCGCATTCACCGATAGAGATGCCAATAACCTTCGCGATGGACGAAACGGCATCTTTTAGGATCAACTGGGCCGTGACGAGGACGCCACCATTGTGTGTGAAGATTGGGAACACCCCATCAGCTTTCGCCAGGCTTTTTGGGGCAACCTATATGCGCTTTGTCCGCGTGGTGGCCGAGCAGATGGAAAAGTTTACGGCATCCAAAGAAAGAGGCGCGAACTTCATGGTTTTCTCAACGGCCGCCACAGTCACCCCACCCAGGCGGCGCGGCACCGCCCTTTGACATCGGCAAATTTGCGGGCATCTTGCCGCCATCGTATTGGGTGTTGAAGCCTTGGGCACGGCTTTGGCTTTCTTCATGACCGGTTTGATGACTCTTCGATGGTAGCCCATTCACTTGGCCCTGGCCGGCCTCGTGTTGGTCATCTCCGGCCCATCCACGATCATCGCATGGCTTAAATTGCGCCAGCGAAACCTCGAGCTCATCTTGGATGCCTGCGGCCGGGCCGCGAACGCCCGCGCCAAACCGAACACTCCGTTCGGGAAAACCCCCACCGGCATGCCCAGGCTTCCCGAAGGCGCTCAGCGAACCATGGAAGATCCGCACGCGGAAAAGACCAAACCGTGGAAACTGGGGCTGCTTCTTGCCGCATTGCCGGCCGCCGCAGTGATCGTGTAAAAGAGGGGCAACTTTGCGCCAAAGCCCCCTAAAGAAAAACCCCAACCGGCCATCACCGCTCCGGCTGGGCAGGCCAAAGTTTCAGTCCCCTTGCCGAGCGTTGCCCCTTCGACACCGTCATCCGCGCCAGCAGATCCGTCCATAGCTCCATGAGGTCATGAAGCTCCATCGGGGCAGAGCGAAGAGGGGTACCCTTCGCGCTGCCCCCCATGACCGATAAGTTCTCTCAACGGTCGGGCTCCTCTTCCGAGCCGTTGCCTCTCATCACACCAAACCTTTGTCAGCACGACTTTGGGGGTCATGGGCGAAAAAGTTTGTGCATCACTCGGTAAATCTCGTTGCAGGACCAGACGGGGACGCCGCGCGATGAAGGATTCCTCAAAGGCTCCAAAAGGCTCAGGGCTCGCTCACGGTCTTCGACCGTCAGTTCTTTCACTGTCCTTTGGGCCAGCGAATTTTCCACGTCGCCGGAGATACCTAGAACAAGTGCAAGGGTTTCCAACATGCCGGCCAAGGGGCGGCCCCGCACTCGGCCATCTCCATCCAGGTCCACAAAGGGATCCTGAGCGGCGATGTCATTGAGCGTGGCGGCACTGAGCAATGGGGCATTCCACCCATAACCACTTTGCAGGATCGAAAGGAACTCGTTGGCCACCAGAGCATGGCCAATATTGGAAGGATGTACCCCATCCAGGCTAAAAAGCCCGCCCAAATACCGCCGCGTGATGGGCACTCCTGCATAGATGGGAGGATTCAGAGCATATTCTCTAAATTTTTCCGCAATGTTCACCACCGGAAACCCGAATTCTTGGGCCACTTCTTGAATAATGCCGTTTAAGGCGTGGGTACGTTCCTCGATCAGAGCGACCTCCGTTTCGTCCAGCACATAGTCGGCATTTTGAAAAAGGTTTATGTCTTCAAAACCCAGCAGGATCATGAAAAGAGCGGCTAGAGTGGTTCGGGAGCCTTCGGGGAGATATTTCCCAGGGCCAAGAAACCGTTCCAGGTCCTCGTTGTCCAAGAGAAAGGCGATGTCAGTCACATTGGGAATGTTCGCCAGCACCACACGGCGAGCACTTCCGTGAAGGCGAAACAGAAGTTCCCGATAGTTGGCTTCAAAGTCTTGCGGTGAAGTCATGAACAATGGAAGCTGGGACACATTCAATTGGTCGTAGGCAAGCACGGCGGACAGAACATCGTTGCTCCCGATCCAGCAGAGCACGGTTTCAGGCTCGATGGCTTCCACGATCTCGATCTGGCTACCGGTTCTGGGAAAAAGCACCAGTTCCGTCTCGCTGGCGATGGCTCGAGGCGATCTGGCCAGTGCGCGATCATGAAGAATCGACCAGGAGTCGGCACCGGAGACGGCCAGATTTGCGGTTTTCGTGTAAGGAAACAGACGATGGCGAACGGAAGTGTCGCCCACGACGCCCAGAGGGCCGCTGACAATGTAGGGCAAGGTGAGATGCAGCCTCGCCTGTCGACTCACCCAAACCCCGTAACTGTAACGCTGGGTGCGCAGATTGGCATCCCCCGACTGCACGCCTTCTCCAAGGCTGTCTCCCATGATCACCAAGGGCGATCCCGCCCACGTCACCCGCAAATTTCCGGGCACCATTCCTGCCCATCCCATAAGACAGGCAACAACAACGAACCAACACACTTTTGGCTTCATTTGAGGCTCCTCCTTGTCGTGCATGCCCTCAGGCCGCCAAATGACAGGCGTGCGGCATACGCGCATCAAAAGGTTCCGGTCCCGCCAATGGAGCCGTTCCAAGCGCCTTTGCGAGGCCTTCCAGAAGTCCTC carries:
- the lon gene encoding endopeptidase La, yielding MLERIRKKDHSLTSSRSVLIPLLPLRDIVVYPAMVVPLFVGRDKSVNALEKAMHSDKKILLAAQKNAKTDNPGPGDIYRIGTVATILQLLRLPDGTVKVLVEGEHRCRIVEYLSQPDAFYVKAESLDETFEADPTEVEALRRGVRTSFAAYAKHNKKITQEILDAINDTDDPSRLADTVAAYMPFKIETKQKLLEIADPVRRLEKLFGYIRAEIEIIKTEERIKGRVKKQMEKTQREYYLNEQMRAIQKEMGEKDDFKSELEELEKRIKKKRLSKEAASKVRHEFKKLKLMSPMSAEATVVRNYIDWILSLPWCEKTKDKLDIDQAAAVLDEDHYGLEKPKQRILEYLAVQSLVKKIRGPILCFVGPPGVGKTSLARSIARAMNRNFVRLSLGGVRDEAEIRGHRRTYIGAMPGKIIQSLRKVKSNNPVFCLDEIDKMTMDFRGDPAAALLEVLDPEQNYAFNDHYLDLDFDLSSVFFITTANTLHSIPLPLQDRMEIIRLPGYTEIEKLQIAKGFLVPKQCEANGITQENVVFSDDIILRIIRHYTKEAGVRNLEREIASICRKVAKEVVQSGPQTRVVLTEEILQEYLGVPKFRYGRAEERDEVGLAIGLAWTEFGGDLLGIETVIMPGKGKIIITGKLGDVMQESAQAAFSYVRSRAECLGIPKDFYEKTDLHVHVPEGAIPKDGPSAGITMATSMVSALTKIPVRSDVAMTGEITLRGRVLPIGGLKEKILAAHRGLIKTVLIPEENAKDLRDIPAKILEEVNVELVGHMDDVLRKALVLDDPERLFTNAPPPAEPVFFGADPVPCPDDIHAH
- a CDS encoding SGNH/GDSL hydrolase family protein; translated protein: MKPKVCWFVVVACLMGWAGMVPGNLRVTWAGSPLVIMGDSLGEGVQSGDANLRTQRYSYGVWVSRQARLHLTLPYIVSGPLGVVGDTSVRHRLFPYTKTANLAVSGADSWSILHDRALARSPRAIASETELVLFPRTGSQIEIVEAIEPETVLCWIGSNDVLSAVLAYDQLNVSQLPLFMTSPQDFEANYRELLFRLHGSARRVVLANIPNVTDIAFLLDNEDLERFLGPGKYLPEGSRTTLAALFMILLGFEDINLFQNADYVLDETEVALIEERTHALNGIIQEVAQEFGFPVVNIAEKFREYALNPPIYAGVPITRRYLGGLFSLDGVHPSNIGHALVANEFLSILQSGYGWNAPLLSAATLNDIAAQDPFVDLDGDGRVRGRPLAGMLETLALVLGISGDVENSLAQRTVKELTVEDRERALSLLEPLRNPSSRGVPVWSCNEIYRVMHKLFRP